In Penicillium psychrofluorescens genome assembly, chromosome: 5, a single window of DNA contains:
- a CDS encoding uncharacterized protein (ID:PFLUO_007869-T1.cds;~source:funannotate), which produces MAPSKPILPPLQTPKSMTFPSELHDSPLTSGSDPIIKLEGESAPGSATPITPPLAYTEFLKALTPVFTSPTSAGAEFPKFKFEKRRPSPISVPSSAKSTIWSPLDGPKTTGAARPPPTPAVASPQSAKLPSGLRRLLIPQSSVYSPVTDSPHSARTLRSPFSPSDWKIRYIETPRSAGGKSVSVRQVVTRTVTYKRTPLDPPPKGKRRKTNESRDTKSSDSQSL; this is translated from the coding sequence ATGGCTCCATCCAAGCCTATCCTACCTCCTCTCCAAACACCGAAGTCGATGACGTTTCCTTCTGAGCTTCATGACAGTCCTCTCACGTCTGGGTCGGATCCAATCATCAAACTTGAGGGGGAAAGCGCGCCGGGAAGCGCGACACCCATTACTCCGCCACTTGCCTATACCGAGTTCCTCAAGGCTCTTACGCCTGTCTTTACAAGCCCGACTAGCGCCGGTGCTGAGTTTCCAAAGTTCAAGTTTGAGAAGCGACGCCCATCGCCAATATCAGTTCCTTCAAGCGCCAAGAGCACGATTTGGTCGCCCTTGGATGGTCCAAAAACCACCGGTGCAGCAAGACCACCACCTACACCCGCTGTAGCCAGTCCGCAGTCCGCAAAGCTCCCTAGTGGCTTACGCCGCCTACTCATTCCCCAATCAAGCGTCTATTCGCCAGTCACAGATTCTCCTCATAGCGCACGAACCCTTCGATCTCCATTCTCGCCTTCAGACTGGAAGATACGGTACATCGAGACTCCTAGGAGCGCGGGCGGCAAATCGGTCAGCGTGCGACAGGTTGTGACTAGGACCGTGACATATAAGCGCACGCCATTGGACCCTCCTCCTAAGGGCAAGCGACGGAAGACTAATGAAAGCCGGGATACCAAATCCTCGGATAGCCAATCGCTCTAA